AGGCCCGCCGCACAACTGAGAAGCGGAAGGGATCGTGATGCAGGACTTCACCGGCACAGACCAGGTCTCGGCAATGAACGAGACAACGCAACGGCGTGCGGAAATCTTCGACGAAGCCGACGCGGCGCAGATGCGCCGTGTGACCGAACTGCGCACGTCCGGAGCCATGATTCTCGATACGCTTGCCGACCAGCAGCATTCGCTGCTCACTCTCAACGAAGAGTCGGATGCCGACGACGTCGCGGAATCCTCTCGCTGGATTCACTACCCGTGGCGCCGCACCCTGGTGCATCTTCTCGGACCCGGCGGGTTCTGCCGTCTGCGTCTGGATCGCAACCGCAACAAGATCACCAACGAGGAACAACTCATTCTCTCGCGGCTTCGGGTCGGGATCGTCGGGCTCAGCGTCGGCAGTGCTATCGCGCATGCCCTCGCTCTCGAAGGCGTCGTCGGCTATATGCGTCTGGCGGACTTCGACGACCTCGACCTGTCTAACCTCAACCGTCTCTCGGCCACGGTCTTCGACCTCGGAGTCAACAAGGCAACACTCGCTCAACAACGAATCGCCGAACTGGACCCGTATCTCCCTGTCGATGCCTGGACAGAAGGCGTCGACGAAGCCACCATCGACGACTTCCTCGAAGGACTGGACCTGGTAATCGAGGAGTGCGATTCCTTCGACGTGAAGGTACTCGTTCGCGACCGGGCCCGGCAGCGTGGCATTCCTGTCATCATGGAAACCAGCGACCGCGGTCTCCTCGACGTCGAACGATTCGACCTCGAACCCGCCAGGCCACTCTTTCACGGCCTTGTCGGGCATCTCGACGCTGCCACCGTATCCGGGCTGAGCGTAAGGGAAAAAATTCCCTTCGGCCTACGAATCCTGGAAGGGCGTGAGATTTCAGTCCGCATGGCCGCCTCGATCCTGGAAGTGGGCGCCACCTTGGCCACCTGGCCTCAACTGGGCGGAGATGTTTTGCTCGGTGGGGCCTCGGTGGTCGCCGCGATCCGCCGGTTCGGTCTCGGGGAGGCCCTCCCGTCAGGGAGAGTGCGCATCGATATCGGTGAGCACCTCGACCAACTGAGCGACCCGCGCATTCCCCAAGACTCGATCACCTCAGGAACGGGGGGCGGGTCGTGCCCGATAGATCTACGGGCACAGTACGACTCACTCTCAGATACGCAAGCCGTCGCCTTTGCCGCTACACGCGCGCCGTCCGGGGGTAACGCACAACCCTGGATCATTCACACGGACGACACTGCCCTCACCCTCCGTATCGACACAACCCGCTCGTCGAGTGTGGACATCGAGTACCGCGGAAGTTTCGTCGCTCTCGGCGCCGCATTGCACAACGCCCGGGTCGCCGCTGCGCACCGACATATCCTCGGCGACACCGTGATCACCGGCGACGGCCCGGTGACCTCCGCGCGAATCACGTTCACTGTTGGCACCGACATCTCGCTCACCCACCAACTCCCCGGAATGCTCGATCGACGCACACATCGCGGTATGCCCGATACCGACCCGAACCGGTGCGATCTGACGGACGTCGCACATCTAGCGGCGAGTCTGTCCTCCACGACGGCAGGAGTACATCTGATCCAGGACCGGGATACGATCGCACGGTTGGCCGAGAACATCAGTGCCACAGACCGCATCCGATTCCTCACCAACGCTCTGCACCGAGAGATGATCTCCGAGCTACGCTGGCCGCACTCACATGACCTCACCCGTGGTATCGAGGTCTCCAGTCTGGGCACCCCCACGGCAGAACTCGCGGCCCTTGAGCTCCTCCGGCGCCCAGACGTCATGGAACAGTTGAACAACTGGGATGCCGGGCAAGCGCTCCGCGCAGAGACCCGCACGCGCCTGAACTCTAGTGACGCCGTCGCCGTCATCACTCAGCAGGGTACTTCCTCAGCGGAGTACATCCGCAGCGGAGCACTTGCCGAAGAGTTCTGGATAAGGGTTCAATCGCTCGGTTACTCCGTACACCCCCTCACACCCGTGTCTCTCTACGCCACCAACGCAGACCACCTTCGTACCCTCGCGCCGACCCGCGCCCACGATCTCGCCGCACTGGCGGACGAGCTGACAAAACTCACGGCACTCCACACGGGCGAACATGCAACCCTCATCGTGCGCATCTTCCGCACAGCGATCCCGGCCCCGACGAGCCGCCGACAAGCCGCGCGGGAAACGTACTCGTAGGCCGCATCAAGACAGAGAAGCGCGCGACCACCGATGGCTGCATTGGGGCGGACCGTGTGCCCAAATCCGATTAAAGAAAATGGGGCACAACCCGGGTGGCCCAATCGGATTTCTGAGGGGACTCGCGCGGTCCTTTCGGGTAAGGCTGTCAGCCAACACGCGCTCTCGGGTTGCCAGGGATCTGGCTCGTTGAAAAACTCTCGGCCGGGCCGGCGTCTCCGCGCCTGCCAAGGTCTCGATCGCGACAATGCCGTCGAGCGACTCACCCAGACCGCAGACACACTGCGTGCAGCCCTCAAATGTGTTGATCACGAATATCAGGTGCGGGTGCAGTAGACAGTGACCGGATTTCGTTGCCTCGACACCTTTTGGAGAGACCACTGCGCGTGTCGCAGCGAGGTTACAGGCAGGCAAGCTTGTTGGCTGTGACCAGTGTGGGCACTTTGGCCGCAACTTGATCGGCACTCAAGCAGCCGAGGTCATTCGGTGCTGACACCCGACGTCGACTGGCTTTGGTGTCGATCAACGCTTGCAGGCCGGCGCGGATCAATTCGACGAACACCGAGGAGGGTTGAGGACATCGAGCTGAGCGATCAGGGCAGAATCGTCGCGGGTCATCGCGTGGATCCTTTGGCAGTTACTGGTCAGGTAACCCGTTCATCATTGCTCGATGGTCCATGGCGTTCTCGCGCTAGGCGCTCGAGCTGCGGCTGCGTCGCCTCATCGAATGTACGCCACGCTGTGGGACTTGCCCTTCCCTCGTGAACTGTGGCTCTGAAACTGTCACCAGCCTATTCGATGACGCCGATAGATCCTCTTGGCGTCGCAGATCGCGACTTTGTCCCATCACTGATCGAGTCAGCCTCTCGAACCACTCACAGCCCACCAGAACATTGTTGTGGCCTGTGAGTCGAACGGCGTCAAAATGAGCTGAAGCGCGTCAGAAGTGCGTGCAATCCGGCCGAATTCGGTCGCGAACGCCTACAGCTGGAGACATAGACCTCGCGATCCTCTTGTATGACGTGAGCCAATTCCGACAGGGGGTCCCATGAGGTTCCTCCATTTTTTCGCCTCGACACGCGAGGCGAAACTGACCGTCGTAGCGCGAGCCGCGCGAGACGACATCTATACACCGTCGACATACGCGGAACTGGTAACTGCGCGCCCAACCACATATCCGATCGGCAGGGTTGTGCTGCAATTTCGGACCACACCCACCCACGGCCACACTTCGC
The sequence above is drawn from the Rhodococcus qingshengii JCM 15477 genome and encodes:
- a CDS encoding Rv1355c family protein, coding for MNETTQRRAEIFDEADAAQMRRVTELRTSGAMILDTLADQQHSLLTLNEESDADDVAESSRWIHYPWRRTLVHLLGPGGFCRLRLDRNRNKITNEEQLILSRLRVGIVGLSVGSAIAHALALEGVVGYMRLADFDDLDLSNLNRLSATVFDLGVNKATLAQQRIAELDPYLPVDAWTEGVDEATIDDFLEGLDLVIEECDSFDVKVLVRDRARQRGIPVIMETSDRGLLDVERFDLEPARPLFHGLVGHLDAATVSGLSVREKIPFGLRILEGREISVRMAASILEVGATLATWPQLGGDVLLGGASVVAAIRRFGLGEALPSGRVRIDIGEHLDQLSDPRIPQDSITSGTGGGSCPIDLRAQYDSLSDTQAVAFAATRAPSGGNAQPWIIHTDDTALTLRIDTTRSSSVDIEYRGSFVALGAALHNARVAAAHRHILGDTVITGDGPVTSARITFTVGTDISLTHQLPGMLDRRTHRGMPDTDPNRCDLTDVAHLAASLSSTTAGVHLIQDRDTIARLAENISATDRIRFLTNALHREMISELRWPHSHDLTRGIEVSSLGTPTAELAALELLRRPDVMEQLNNWDAGQALRAETRTRLNSSDAVAVITQQGTSSAEYIRSGALAEEFWIRVQSLGYSVHPLTPVSLYATNADHLRTLAPTRAHDLAALADELTKLTALHTGEHATLIVRIFRTAIPAPTSRRQAARETYS